The region actttaaCAACGGATTAAAATGATTTTAGTTAAGAAACAGATAACGATAACTCCCCTTGGATCGatacatttttgtaaataaaaatcgCATTATCACTTGGCACCTTTGTTATTACTTGCTTAAATGTTACTATAAAAGTCAATTAAAGCCAATTTTACATCTATAATAAAAATGTGCTCACTTACATTGGCTGGAAACTGGACATCAATGTTTACATCAGAAGTTTTGAAACCAAATCTGCTACAGGAGGAGCCGTACAGCCTTAGCGAGCAATCTGCAAAGAAAGGAATTTTTTGAATTTACTCAACGTCTTAATACAAATCTTGGGTTGGAGTGCAGCCATTTTGCAATGCCTTGCCATCAGATTCTAGTCCTAGAACTGATATAGACAGCCATCAGAGGATCACCCCAATTGTGAAGTATCTTTCAGTAGCATAACAGTTCCTACACCTTATCCCTACAGCTGGTGAAGGGATTAATCCACACCCAACAGGGCCTGGCTTGGGCCTCCTCTAAACCCTGCTGATTCCCAGCCACTAAGTCAGTGACAGTTGATGTAATTTAGAGCAACCTTCAGGCCAAAATGTTGGCACTACATCACCAAGCAGAACATACTGACAAAATCAAATTATATTAGTGGTACAACTTGTCAAAATTTTAGAGATTAAGTTACTCTTGTGGAGAAAGATGCTTTTTCTTTTTAGTATATTTGACAATCAAACCAAATGGCAGAGTTATACCTGGCAATTTTTGGTGCAATAAATCTTCCATCGCTGTTTTAATTTTGAGCCTTTGTTCCAAATCCTCATTACTTAAGCCAAACTCTTGCACTACGTTTTCAATGACAATACCAATAGCTTGCATCTGGGAAGGTGCTGGTAGTCAGGTAGTCAGCAGTTCTTCTTCTTGCTCTTCCTTCAAGGACAACCAAATGACTCTCTTCAATTGCTTTAATGGGCTAGGGGTAGGTATGCACAACCTACCACCATAAACATTTCTGTCTGCCCATCTATATTATGGAGCTAGTAACCAGTTTCAAACAGTTGATGTGTTAAGACACCATTAAGGTCTAGAGAAACCAGGGTAGGTAGAAAGAATTATTGGATATCTTCTATCTAGATAAAGAGTTAGAGACTTCACGAGGCTTCAATAATTTACAAAAATCCATACACCTATATAAAAGGCATAGAAAAACATCCCTTTCTCCTTATAAGGAGTGGTATGGGATAATGGTATGGGATAGTGGTACAGGAAACCCTGTACATGCCTTTCAATTCCTTTTGTCTTCTGGGGCAAAGGCGAGGAAGAAGGGCAGGCACAGCAGGAGTTTCTTTCAGTAATAATAAAATGTCAAGTGCAGTTATGCTAGCaatagttttaaataaatataaagctaaAGCTATTTTAATTATTGATTTTGCTATATATTCTCTCATACTGGAGTATTCAAGAACCTTTTCATTTTATCTAGGCTATTTTCAAAATGccaattaaaatttttaaattcaTTCTTACCAACTCATTCTAAATCAAGTATATTATGGCTGTCAGAACTCCAGTAAATGACATATTAAGAAGAGAGCAGATACATTTAATTATACTATTACACAACTCGTGAACAACAAATAAGGTTAAATTGTTACAGCTTTTTATTACAAAACTTTAAAAGTTATGACCTACACAATAATACTGAATCATCATTAAAGGGAGCTTTCATTTAATGTATAGTTATTAGGAGATATCAGTAATCTCCTAGCGGCAGTCCTGAGTTCACTCTATGCTGGGAAAAAAGTCTCAAACTACGTATTTGTTGCTTTTACCAATGTCAATGGACGTTGGTAGACATTATATAGAGAAGCACTCTATGCAACACTAGCAGAATATTAAGCATGGTAAGAACAAGGCAAGACTTCAGGGTTAATATAATTGTATCATCATTAGCAGGATAACAATACTTAAACAAATATAAAGCATGGATATGTAAAAGTGTCATTAACTCACCTTTATGTTTTTCTTGTAATTCttctctttaatgtgtttataagCAAATGTCACTGACTCAATCAAAGCATCACATAATTTGCAGGTATACTTGGCTGTTGAGTACTTTCGAGGACACTAAAATTGAGATAGGCAATCAACTAAGATATAGAAAGATGTTACCTTCATTTAACACATCTGGCAAGGTCAGTTAGATTgtcctaggacaggggtgggcaaactttttggccagagggccacatctgggtggggaaattgcatgcagggccatgaatgtaggcctggggcagggggttggggtgtgggagggggtgcggggttcaggacagggggtggggcgcaggaggggtgcagggtgcagcagggggctcagggcaggggtttgggtgtgggctctggcccggcgccacttacctggagcggctctggggtggcaggggtacgcagtggggctaagacaggctccctgactgccctggccccgcgccactcctggaagcatccagaaccacgtccctgcagccccttggcggggaagggggacagagggctctgCCATTGCCCTCGtctgcgggtacctcccccgaagctcccattggccatggttccccggCCTTTATAATTTCTGGTAACCAGACTcccgaggccccactcctgctccgcctcttcccccaggcctgcccccttctctgcctcttcttcCCAAGACTCTATCAGCAtcgctcactcctctcccctcctccccatcattTGTTGGATCGTCTCAAGGAGCCTGCCCACAGGTAGGAGGTGGCCACAGCTGAGCAGAGGCTAGTGTGACATGGCACTCCCCCTACCTTGTGGTAACCAAACTTTTGGtttgggtgccatttagggttgccaggtccccttttcgaccagacTTCCTGGTTGAAAATCAGGCatttggcaaccctaaatggcacccggaCACAGACGCCAAAAAACGGACTGAGACGGGTGGCAACCctacctaaccctaaacctaggGCCAAGCTATCTGAATATTACATAGAGAGATACTTGGAAATTCGAATACTAAATGTAGTCAAAAGCAAAGGTACACTAATCCTCTTTTTATTCATTTCCAGCCACTGAACCCCCATTTTGTTAAAATGTTATGGATTGGATCACTAACAGACCCTTTAGCTTAATAAAGTGCAATTCTTCAGTAAAAGTGCAAGCCTTTGATCTTCAATTCACAGATTAAAACCTATGTGTTTTATACCCAGAAATGAAAGCTTCTTGCTCTTGTGGTATCACCCACTGTTCAACTGTACCAGTATATTGGCTACAATTGTCTAGAAACGATTAAAATAGCAAATTAAAAACAAGACAGTGATCCCTTTTGGTTACTCAGAAAAGGGAAGGAAAGCCTCTTTTTCACCTCAAAGTAATCCACTTACGTAAAAATGGATGTACTATCTTAGTTGCATTAAGTTTTGCAAAATACACTGTATGATAAATTGGTTGTGTTTACAGCTAAGCTTGTGGCAGAAGTCTAGGTGTAAATATACTATCTATGCTTTGTGAGCAGCTTAATCAGCATTTTTGCAACAGTAGTTACTGGTTTAAAgtgtacaaataaaaaaaacaagtgaTCTTTGGCTCCAGGAGGAATGAGTAACtacaggtcagattttcaaatgagAGCCAGGATTACAGCTCACCTCTAGTTTAGGCACCCTAGTAGTGGGCTCTtccaagtgcttttgaaaaaatcttTCTTACTCTGAAATCCTTCCACCGGCATCAGATTTTTTCCTGCATTGATTTTTAGAAGCTAACTCCAACAAGCAGAAAGAGAATTCATGCTCTGATATTTAGGAAGGTTGCCCTTGAACCACACATCTTTCAAGAAGCACTGTCAACTTTCAtattgtactttttaaaaaacaacattgctATAAGGAACGCTTAAAATTACTAGCGTTGAAAAAATTGGGATTTATTTttccaatttatttgggcatttgaTAGCACTTTGTCTAGCTAGCTTCCCATTTGTGTAGGCCATCCCCAGcaagaggaaaaattaaaacaaacccaaacatTTGATTGTGAAACCACAAAAAATGGCAAGGAGATTCAGCATATATAGTGTCTCAAACTACTTTTAATTGAAATGATTCAAACGAGATTTCAAGGTGATGAAAGGAATGCCATATCAGCTTCTGTCTAGGAATTGTCTTATGCTTTTTAACccctgaaaatgaaaaaatgctGGTCTCTGTCCTCTGCAATTCCATCTCTCCCTAATAACGTCATCCTTCCTTCAGTCTGCTGCAATAACTGGGAAAGACAAATCTCTGGTATTTTACTcatttctcaacttttttttttttttaaagacattccTCCTCACCCAATAACTCCAGTGCCTGCATCTGCTGTTCACAGCTTTCGTCCAACAGCAGTATAAAAACATTCATTTCACTGATGCTCATAGACTGGCTTGACAAATTAGCCCAATggctaaggatatgtctacacagcattttggatcAAGCAGAAGTGAACCTCCCAGCCCACGTTTACAATCTTGGGCTAGCAGGACTCACACTAGTGTTCTAAAAACtacctgtgtagacagcactttgaagttgtgtctcaggctggagcttgggctctgaaacccactccactccttaggcttcagagcctgtgAATTCAACAGCAGCTTAGTGGCCACCTTTCTGCTCTTCCCTCTCAAGAAAACAAGCCAGTAGCTCTCTAGCTTGACTCAGTCCACTCACCTGGTCAAAATATCTATTCATTCGGTTCAAGGGAGTTTTCAAACTCTGGATCTCAGGGTTCTGACAGGCAGCCATGAAATTGATCACAGCCTTGTTAGTGTCACTCTTCTATAGCTTGGCAAAGCTACCAGCAACAGAGCCCTCTCCCTGCAAACTGAGGAAGATAATACTGCATCTGTTTACATCATGGgctaaaaacttttttaaaaacttaaaatccTGCAGAAAGTGATGGGAGAGGGGCCAGAAGACTTTTCAACATTGTTGAAGAGCATGTGAATCACACAGTGGAAGTTTCAAAATTAACAATAGTTTCCAGCTACTCTAAGAATTCACCAATGCGAGATTTGTTTAGAAGCCTCTCAACAGCCAATAAATAAGTCAAAACTTGGAAAAATCTAACCACCCACATGCCAATAGCAAGTAGGAAATATTCCTGGCAAGCAGGaggtctaaaccaggggtgggcaaactatggcccgtgggccagatccggctgccgaatgtccctgcggccccttgcctccaggcacctcccccggcagctcccattggccgagaacagggaaccacggccaatgggagcttcagggaaggtacctggaggtgtggcaagggcagcacacgcggcgctccctcccccaggggccacagcgcttcctggagcggagccagagccaggtccagggccagggccagggcaggcatgcaggaagCCTGCCCTGGTCCCatgcgtgccgctgccaccctggagcccgaacccctcctgcatcccgccccctgctcaacttttaaaaaataaaatcttaaatttcTAATCCTTTTGGGAGTCCTGCTTTAGCACCATGTATGTAGCTTTAATGCTACTGTTCAGAACCCTGTGGGCAGCAGCGTAACTGACAAGAATAATGTAAATTTCACTCAGCTGCCATTTAGAGAAAGCTATGACCAGAGGCTGCAAGTATAACTCAACACCCAAAAGGAGACCCACACAACCCACCATTCTTGCACCAGACAAGAGGCTGGAGTAAGGCTAGAGGAGCAGAGATCCCATCTCCATATAGCTGCAACAAGGCTGGCCAGAGTGTGCATTTTCTCCCTACCAGCAGCAGGCTAGTGAGGTGTCCTTCAAATTTATCTGGTACCTACCAGCCAGAAGCTGATAGTAAACAAGGAATGAGCAAGCAGGCTCTAGGGATAGTACTCTGCTAGAAGTCCTAGTAGCAAAAAGGAAGTCTGAATGGGTTTTCCCCATTTTGACTCTGTCACCCCCTCCTTGCCATTCTTTCATACTGACTCTCTAGCTTAGGGGTGGGCacctttttggcccgagggccacatcgggaaatagaaattgtatggcgggccatgaatgctcacaaaattggggttggggtgcaggagggagtgtggggtctggggtggggatggggatgaggagtttggggttgtggtgtaggagggtgctctgggctgggactgagggcttcagagggtgggagggggatcagggctggggcaggggtgcaggaaggggtgcaggttccggctggggg is a window of Malaclemys terrapin pileata isolate rMalTer1 chromosome 6, rMalTer1.hap1, whole genome shotgun sequence DNA encoding:
- the LOC128839028 gene encoding terminal uridylyltransferase 7-like, encoding MQAIGIVIENVVQEFGLSNEDLEQRLKIKTAMEDLLHQKLPDCSLRLYGSSCSRFGFKTSDVNIDVQFPANMAQPDVLLLVQESLKNSGV